Part of the Streptomyces sp. HSG2 genome, GGAGCGGTGCGCCTGGCGCCTGGCGGGCAAGCCCGCCCACGCGGGACCGGCACGCCGGGGCCAGACGTACGCCGGCACGGACCGGCAGGTCCGCGGTCGGCTCCTCGCCGTGCTCCGCGAGTCGCACTCCCCGGTACCGAGGGCGACGCTGGACCGCGTGTGGCACGAGCCCGTGCAGCGGGCCCGCGCCTTGGACGGCCTGGTCTCGGACGGCCTGGTGGAGCCACTTCCCGACGGACGCTACCGCCTTCCGCTGGCCTGAGGTCGGCCACGGCGGTCGGCCGCCGGGTCCCGCGAACTGTCGCCGATCGGACTGTTACACGATCGAGGGGCAGTCGAGGGTCGACCGCTGGCCGCCTCGGACCGTGCCGTGACAACGCCTCCCTACCTTCGTGTCGTGCCCCGGCGGCAGCCGCGGGGCACGACACGACGGCACACACGGGAGGCGGTTCACCATGGCGCAAGGCGAGGTGCTGGAGTTCGAGGAGTACGTCCGAACCCGGCAGGAAGCGCTGCTGCGCAGCGCCCGCCGCCTGGTCCCCGACCCCGTCGACGCCCAGGACCTGTTGCAGACCGCCCTCGCCAGGACGTACGGGCGCTGGGAGAGCATCGAGGACAAGCGCCTGGCCGACGCCTATCTGCGGCGGGTGATGATCAATACGCGTACCGAGTGGTGGCGCGCGCGCAGGCTGGAGGAGGTGCCCACCGAGGAGCTGCCGGAGGCCGGCGTCGACGACTCCGCCCAGCAGCACGCCGATCGCGCCCTGTTGATGGAGGTCATGCGGGTGCTGGCCCCGAAGCAGCGCAGTGTCGTGGTACTGAGACACTGGGAGCAGATGTCCACCGAGGAGACCGCCGCCGCCCTCGGCATGTCGGCGGGAACGGTCAAGAGCACGCTGCACCGGGCGCTCGCCCGGCTCCGTGAGGAGCTGGTCGCCCGCGATCGGGACGCACGCGCGCCGGAGCGTGAGGAGCGGGAGCGGTGCGCGGCCTGACGGTCGACCGGAACTCCGGCTCGGCCGGGGGCACCCGGCGGAGTCGTGTGGGCGGGCGAGTGGTGGCCGCGGCGAGCGCGGGCTCCGCCGCTCTCGCCCTGGTCGTCGCCGGCTGCGGCGCCGGTGGGACCGGGACCCGCGACGAGGGGCCGGCGCGCGCGGGGGCGGTGACGGAGGAGACCGCGTCGCCCGTGTCCGCCTCGCCGATCCCCGACCGAGTCGACGCCGTCCGGCTGCTGAAGTCGGACCCGCGCGTCTCGGCGGAGGTCAAGAGCGAACTCGAACCGTGCGTGGCCGACGAGTACCCGATCGACGTCAGCTACGGGCAGCTGACGGGCGACGGGGCCGAGGAGGTCGTCGTCAACGTGCTGACCTGTGGTGACGCCGTGGGCGTGGGGAGCTACGTGTACCAGAGGGAGGCGGGCCGCTACGAGAACGTCTTCGCCGCCGAGGAGCCGCCGGTCTACGCGGAGATCGACCGGGGTGACCTGGTGGTGACCCAACAGGTGTACGACCATGGGGATCCGGTGTCCAGCCCCTCCGGCGAGAACGTGATCACCTATCGCTGGTCGGGCGGGCGGTTCGCCGAGGAGGCCCGCGCCCACCACGCGTACGACGGCGCGGACCGCTCGTCGACGTCCGCCGAGGGCCGCGGCTGAGCCCGGGCCCGGAGGGCGACACGGAGGTCCCCGGGCATCGGAGGGGCTCACTGGAGGTGGCGGGAGAACGGCCACCGCGCACACGAGGACTGAGAGCGACCGGATGGCAGACCAGACACACGTCCTGTTCGTCGAGGACGACGACGTCATCCGCGAGGCCACCCAGCTCGCCCTGGAGCGGGACGGTTTCGCGGTGACCGCCAGGCCGGACGGTCTGACCGGCCTGGAGGCGTTCCGGGCGCGGCACCCCGACATCGCCCTGCTCGACGTCATGGTCCCGGGGCTCGACGGGGTCAGCCTCTGCCGCCGCATCCGGGACGAGTCCACCGTTCCGGTGATCATGCTCTCGGCACGGGCGGACAGCATCGACGTGGTGCTGGGATTGGAGGCCGGCGCGGACGACTACGTCACCAAGCCGTTCGACGGCGCGGTCCTGGTCGCCCGCATCCGCGCCGTGCTGCGTCGGTTCGGGCACGCCGGAGGCGACGACCGCCGGGAGACGTCCGACCGGACCACCGGGACGGGCCCGCTCACCTTCGGCGACCTGGTGGTCGACACCGAGGGCATGGAGGTACGCCGCGCCGGACGGCCCGTCTCGCTGACCCCGACCGAGATGCGCCTCCTGTTGGAGTTCTCCTCCGCTCCGGGCACGGTGCTCTCCCGGGACAGGCTGCTGGAGCGGGTCTGGGAATACGGCTGGGGCGGTGACACCCGGGTCGTGGACGTCCACGTGCAGCGGCTGCGGACGAAGATCGGCCAGGACAGGATCGAGACCGTCCGCGGCTTCGGCTACAAACTGAGGGCCTGACCACGTGTGGGCCCCCCTGATGCGACCGGTCGCCGGCCGCGTGCGCCACACCGGGATCCGAACCGGCCTGCGGTGGCAGGTCAGCGCGGCGATCGCGCTGGTCGGCGCTTTGGTCGCGGTGGCCCTCAGCCTGGTCGTGCACAACGCGGCGCGGATGTCGATGCTGGACAACGCCCGCGACCTCGCCGACGAACGGGTCGTCGTGGCCCAACGGAACTACGAGCTGTCCGGGCGACTCGGCTTCCCCCAGGCGGAGATCGACGACCCGGAGTTGCCGGCCGCGCTCCGCGCGAGCGTCGAGGACGGGCGCCGGGCGACGTACGTGACGGAACAGCCGGACGGCGTGACCGACATCTGGGCGGCGGTTCCGCTCCGGAACGGCCAGGTGCTGTCGCTGCACACGCCGTTCACCGACCGCAGCTCGGACATCCTCGCCGACCTCGACAAGGCCCTGGTGATCGGCTCGATCGCGGTCGTGCTGGGCGGAAGCGTCCTGGGCGTGCTCATCGGCAGGGAGCTGTCCCGGCGGCTGCGACGGGCCGCCGCGGCGGCGAACCAGGTCGCACGGGGCGACAGCCTCGTACGGGTGAGGGACGCGATCGGGCCGAGGCTGCGGGACGAGACCGACGACCTGGCCCGCGCGGTCGACGCCATGGCCGACGCGCTCCAGGAACGGCTGGAGGCCGAGCGCCGAGTGACCGCCGACATCGCCCACGAGCTGCGCACCCCCGTCACGGGGCTGCTGACCGCCGCCGAACTGCTGCCTCCGGGACGCCCCACAGAGCTGGTGCTGGACCGGGCCAAGGCCATGCGCACCCTGGTGGAGGACGTCCTCGAAGTGGCCCGACTGGACAGCGCATCGGAGCGGGCGGAAGCGCAGGTCGTCCCGCTCGGCGAGTTCGTCGCCCGCCGTGTCGCGGCACGGTCCCCGGACGTCGAGGTGCGGGTGATCCGGGAAGCCGAGGTGACCACCGATCCCCGGCGGCTGGAACGGGTCCTGGTCAACCTGCTCGCCAACGCCGAACGCCATGCCCGACCCCCGGTCGTGGTGACCGTCGACGGCCGCGTCGTCCGAGTGCGCGACCACGGACCGGGTTTCCCCGCCGCGCTGCTGGCCGAGGGGCCGAGCCGCTTCCGCACCGGAAGCGCCGACCGGGCCGGGGGCGGGCACGGACTCGGTCTGACCATCGCGGTCGGGCAGGCCCGGGTCCTGGGCGCCCGGTTGTCGTTCCACAACGCCGCCCCCGAGGGATCGGAGACCGGGGGGGCCGTCGCCGTGCTGTCGCTTCCGGGCCGGGCGCCGTCCGCCGCCGAGAGCGGTCCCCTGCCGAGACCGCCGGTGAGCTGAGCCGCCCGGCGCCCACGCGAGGGGTCTCCTCGCCGGGCCGCCACACGCGGGCCGGACACACGAGGGGGAGCGGGCCCCGGTGGGCTCCGCTCCCCTCGGGCGGCCGGGCCGCTGGGCCCGTGCTCCGCCCTCGTCCTCGCGCGCGGCGCGGGTCCGATCCGTCAGACCGTGACGCCCTTCGACTGAAGGAAGGCGACCGGGTCCACGGCCGTGCCGTAGGCGGCGGAGGTGCGGATCTCGAAGTGCAGGTGAGGCCCGCTGGAGTTACCGGTGTTGCCGGACTTGGCGATCTCCTGGCCGGTCTCCACCGTCTGGCCGGCCCGCACCTCGACGTCGGAGAGGTGGGCGTACTGCGAGTAGCTGCCGTCGTCGTGCTTGATGACGACGGCGTTTCCGTAGGCCGGCCCGTCGCCGGCGCCGTCACCGCCCGCCTTCACGACCGTACCGTCGTGGATGGCCACCACCTGCGTGCCCACCGGCACGGCGAAGTCCTGGCCACTGTGGGTGGACTGCCACATGCCGCCGCTCTGGGCGTACCCGGCGGTCAGCGTGTAGTCCTCCACCGGGTCGACCCAGGCGGGAGCGGCCGTCTCGGCGGCGACCGGCTCCGCTTCGACCTGCTCGGCCTCGGCCTTCTCCGCCTCGGCGGCCTTCTCCTGGGCCGCCTTCTCCGCCTCGGCGGCCTTCTCCTCGGCGGCCTTCTCCGCCTCGGCAGTAGAGGAGTCCTGGGCCTCGGCGCCGGGGGCGGCGGCGCTGACGCTGGTGCTTTCGGTGGTCGCCGCCGTCTCTACGGCGACCGCGACCCCGGCCCCCAACGCCACCGAGGCACCGAGACCGGCGGCCAGCACGGCGGCGCGGGCACGGAACGTGGACGGCTGGGGGATGCGGGACGTGATACGCGGGGACATGCGGACCTCATGGGGAACGGGAGCGGGGGAACGCCCGACCCGGACACGCAAGGGGTCGCCGGGTGGGCCACCCCTTGGTAACCCAAGCGGTCATATCGACACAAAGGTGTGACCTACGACCCGCTCTCGTACATCTCCATGCCATCACCCCATCCAACCCAGATCACCCATATCGGACGCGGCGCTTCGAACGGCGACGGAACCCCCGCGCCGCCTCGCGGCCCGAAGGACGCGCGCTCCTACGACGCCTCGTAGGTGACGCGCGTCGCGTGCCGCACGTCACCGACGCCACCCACGACGACCGCCCGGAGCGTGGCCTGGACCACCCGACGCATCGTCCCGGGAGCGGCTGCCAGGACGGTCCGGTTCACGAACGCCGTCGCCCGCCGTCGGATCGCCCACCACCGTCCGCGGCGGGCGATCCGACGGCGGGCGAGGCCCGAGCCGGACACGCGAGGCGCTGCCGGGCGCCGGTCACGGAGCCTCGGCACGCCGAAGGGGCCGGTGCCAGGCACCGGCCCCTTCGGGTCGAGGTCTCCCCGCGGGACGGGGCTACGCCTCCTTGCTCAGGTTCGGACCGGCTCCGCCGGTCGCCTGCTCGATGGGCGGGACGTCGGGCAGCGCCGCCTTCTCCTCACCCCGGAAGGTGAAGGTCCGGGAGTCGCCCTCCCCCTCGGTGTCCACGACCACGATGTGCCCCGGACGCAGCTCGCCGAAGAGGATCTTCTCCGAGAGCGCGTCCTCGACTTCGCGCTGGATGGTCCGGCGCAGCGGACGTGCCCCCAGCACGGGGTCGTAGCCCTTCTTGGACAGCAGTTCCTTGGCGGACTGGGAGAGCTCGATCCCCATGTCACGGTCCTTGAGCCGCTCGTCGACCTTGCCGATCATCAGGTCGACGATCTTGAGGATGTCGTCCTGGCTCAGCTGCGGGAAGACCACCACGTCGTCGACACGGTTCAGGAACTCGGGACGGAAATGCTGCTTCAGCTCGTCCGAGACCTTGTTCTTCATGCGCTCGTAGTTGGTCTTCGTGTCACCCGCGGCGGCGAAGCCGAGGTTGAAGCCCTTGGAGATGTCCCGGGTGCCGAGGTTGGTCGTCATGATGATGACCGTGTTCTTGAAGTCCACGACCCGGCCCTGGGAGTCGGTCAGGCGACCGTCCTCCAGGATCTGCAGCAGCGAGTTGAAGATGTCCGGGTGCGCCTTCTCGACCTCGTCGAACAGCACCACCGAGAACGGCTTGCGACGGACCTTCTCGGTGAGCTGGCCGCCCTCCTCGTAGCCCACGTATCCGGGGGGCGAGCCGAAGAGCCGCGAGACCGTGTGCTTCTCGCTGAACTCGGACATGTCAAGGGAGATCAGGGCCTCCTCGTCGCCGAAGAGGAACTCGGCGAGCGCCTTGGACAGCTCGGTCTTGCCGACTCCGGAGGGGCCGGCGAAGATGAACGACCCACCGGGGCGCTTCGGGTCCTTCAGCCCGGCACGCGTGCGGCGGATGGCCCGGGAGAGCGCCTTGACCGCGTCCTTCTGGCCGATGACCCGCTTGTGCAGCTCCTCTTCCATCCGGAGCAGCCTGCTGGACTCCTCCTCGGTCAGCTTGAAGACGGGAATGCCGGTGGCCGTCGCGAGGACCTCGGCGATCAGCTCGCCGTCCACCTCGGCGACGACGTCCATGTCGCCAGCCTTCCACTCCTTCTCCCGCTTGGCCTTGGCGGCGAGAAGCTGCTTCTCCTTGTCACGCAGGGAGGCCGCCTTCTCGAAGTCCTGCGAGTCGATCGCGGACTCCTTGTCCCGGCGGACCCCGGCGATCTTCTCGTCGAACTCGCGCAGGTCCGGCGGGGCGGTCATCCGACGGATCCGCATCCTCGACCCGGCCTCGTCGATCAGGTCGATGGCCTTGTCGGGAAGGAAGCGGTCGGAGATGTAGCGGTCGGCCAGCGTGGCGGCCTGGACCAGCGCCTCGTCCGTGATCGACACCCGGTGGTGCGCCTCGTAGCGGTCCCGCAGGCCCTTGAGGATCTCGATCGTGTGCGGCAGCGACGGCTCGGCGACCTGGATCGGCTGGAAGCGGCGCTCCAGGGCCGCGTCCTTCTCCAGGTGCTTGCGGTACTCGTCCAGCGTGGTCGCGCCGATGGTCTGCAGCTCGCCTCGGGCCAGCATCGGCTTGAGGATGGAGGCCGCGTCGATGGCGCCCTCGGCGGCGCCCGCGCCGACCAGGGTGTGCAGCTCGTCGATGAACAGGATGATGTCGCCGCGGGTGCGGATCTCCTTGAGCACCTTCTTCAGGCGCTCCTCGAAGTCGCCGCGGTACCGCGAACCGGCGACCAGGGCGCCGAGGTCCAGGGTGTAAAGGTGCTTGTCCTTCAGCGTCTCGGGCACCTCGCCCTTGACGATGGCCTGGGCGAGGCCCTCCACGACGGCCGTCTTGCCGACGCCGGGCTCACCGATAAGCACCGGGTTGTTCTTGGTGCGGCGGGACAGCACCTGCATGACCCGCTCGATCTCCTTCTCGCGCCCGATGACCGGGTCGAGCTTGGATTCGCGGGCGGCCTGGGTGAGGTTGCGGCCGAACTGGTCGAGGACCAGGGACGTCGAGGGCGTGCCCTCGGCGGGGCCACCGGCCGTCGCGGCCTCCTTGCCGCCCTGGTATCCGGAGAGCAGCTGGATGACCTGCTGCCGCACTCGGTTCAGGTCGGCGCCCAGCTTGACCAGGACCTGGGCGGCGACACCCTCGCCCTCGCGGATCAGGCCGAGCAGGATGTGCTCCGTGCCGATGTAGTTGTGGCCGAGCTGGAGGGCCTCACGAAGCGAGAGCTCCAGAACCTTCTTGGCACGGGGGGTGAAGGGAATGTGTCCGGACGGGGCCTGCTGGCCCTGACCGATGATCTCCTCCACCTGCTGGCGGACCGCCTCGAGCGAGATCCCGAGGCTCTCAAGGGCCTTGGCGGCGACACCCTCACCCTCGTGGATCAGACCCAAGAGGATGTGCTCGGTGCCGATGTAGTTGTGGTTGAGCATCCGGGCTTCTTCCTGAGCCAGGACGACAACCCGCCGCGCGCGGTCGGTGAACCTCTCGAACATCGTTAATCGCTCCTCAGAGCGGTCAGGCAGTTAGGGGAACTTCCCCTCCCTGTCCTTCCGCAGCTTAGTCCCGCGAGCGGGGACCGCTCATTCCGACTGTCGACACCCGTACCTGGCCTCCTGACCCCGAACGCCGACATGTGCTCCAACCCGATGGTGCGAGACGATGTTCCCGCAGGCCAAGCGGATACCCCACTCGCCAGTACGCCGATGGCGAACGCGAGACGGTCGAACCTGCGTGTCGCCCCCTCCCACAAGGGATGTCCTACCCGAAGACCGGGGTCGGCCATGCCGATTCGCCCCTTCTCCTCCGCTACGGGCGAACAAGCCGGCGCCGCCGCCCGCCACCGTGCGGCACCCCTCCGGCGGCGGAACGCGTCCGCCCGGGTACTCGGTGTGGTCGGCTTCGGCCTTCTCGGACCCGTTCGCCCCCGGGCCGGCCCCCGCTGCGGTCGAGCGCCCTTCCGCGCCCGGCGTGGTGCGCACCGCGCGCCTCCGCGCTCGCCGGCCCCCCAGCCGACGAGCGCGACAGCCGCCCGCACGACCGGGGCACGTTCGCGCCCCGGCGTGGGAACACGAGATCCCGGCCCCCTCCGTCCCGCTCTGGCGGAGGACCGCCACCGCCTTCGAACCCGGGTGCGTCGTTCACCCGTGGTCCGTCGGTCGACTCAGGCGTTGGCCTTCTCGTAGGCCTCACGGATGCTCGCCGGGACCCGGCCCCGGTCGTTGACGTCGTAGCCGTTCTCCTTCGCCCAGGCCCGGATCGCGGCCGTGTCCTGGCCGGAGCCGGCGGAAGCCGAACGTCCCTTGCCACGTCCCGAGGCACGCCCGCCGGTGCGCCGACCGCCCTTCACGAAGGGCTCCAGCAGCCCACGCAGCTTGTCCGCGTTGGCGGTGGTGAGGTCGATCTCGTAGGTCTTGCCGTCCAGCGCGAACGTCACGGTCTCGTCAGCCTCGCCACCGTCGAGGTCGTCGACAAGAAGGACCTGAACCTTCTGTGCCACCGGATTTCCTTTCATCGATAACTGAGGACCTGGGGTGCCGGCGTCCCGCCGTATCGCCGTCCCCTGATATACGCAGTACTGCAGTACGCCGGAAAGCAAACCGCCTTTGCCCGGAAAACACAAACCCCCCGCCGCGCCGCCCCGCTCCCCGACCGTCCGGAAAGCTGCG contains:
- a CDS encoding SigE family RNA polymerase sigma factor, with protein sequence MAQGEVLEFEEYVRTRQEALLRSARRLVPDPVDAQDLLQTALARTYGRWESIEDKRLADAYLRRVMINTRTEWWRARRLEEVPTEELPEAGVDDSAQQHADRALLMEVMRVLAPKQRSVVVLRHWEQMSTEETAAALGMSAGTVKSTLHRALARLREELVARDRDARAPEREERERCAA
- the cseB gene encoding two-component system response regulator CseB; the encoded protein is MADQTHVLFVEDDDVIREATQLALERDGFAVTARPDGLTGLEAFRARHPDIALLDVMVPGLDGVSLCRRIRDESTVPVIMLSARADSIDVVLGLEAGADDYVTKPFDGAVLVARIRAVLRRFGHAGGDDRRETSDRTTGTGPLTFGDLVVDTEGMEVRRAGRPVSLTPTEMRLLLEFSSAPGTVLSRDRLLERVWEYGWGGDTRVVDVHVQRLRTKIGQDRIETVRGFGYKLRA
- the cseC gene encoding two-component system sensor histidine kinase CseC — its product is MRPVAGRVRHTGIRTGLRWQVSAAIALVGALVAVALSLVVHNAARMSMLDNARDLADERVVVAQRNYELSGRLGFPQAEIDDPELPAALRASVEDGRRATYVTEQPDGVTDIWAAVPLRNGQVLSLHTPFTDRSSDILADLDKALVIGSIAVVLGGSVLGVLIGRELSRRLRRAAAAANQVARGDSLVRVRDAIGPRLRDETDDLARAVDAMADALQERLEAERRVTADIAHELRTPVTGLLTAAELLPPGRPTELVLDRAKAMRTLVEDVLEVARLDSASERAEAQVVPLGEFVARRVAARSPDVEVRVIREAEVTTDPRRLERVLVNLLANAERHARPPVVVTVDGRVVRVRDHGPGFPAALLAEGPSRFRTGSADRAGGGHGLGLTIAVGQARVLGARLSFHNAAPEGSETGGAVAVLSLPGRAPSAAESGPLPRPPVS
- a CDS encoding M23 family metallopeptidase, with protein sequence MSPRITSRIPQPSTFRARAAVLAAGLGASVALGAGVAVAVETAATTESTSVSAAAPGAEAQDSSTAEAEKAAEEKAAEAEKAAQEKAAEAEKAEAEQVEAEPVAAETAAPAWVDPVEDYTLTAGYAQSGGMWQSTHSGQDFAVPVGTQVVAIHDGTVVKAGGDGAGDGPAYGNAVVIKHDDGSYSQYAHLSDVEVRAGQTVETGQEIAKSGNTGNSSGPHLHFEIRTSAAYGTAVDPVAFLQSKGVTV
- a CDS encoding ATP-dependent Clp protease ATP-binding subunit codes for the protein MFERFTDRARRVVVLAQEEARMLNHNYIGTEHILLGLIHEGEGVAAKALESLGISLEAVRQQVEEIIGQGQQAPSGHIPFTPRAKKVLELSLREALQLGHNYIGTEHILLGLIREGEGVAAQVLVKLGADLNRVRQQVIQLLSGYQGGKEAATAGGPAEGTPSTSLVLDQFGRNLTQAARESKLDPVIGREKEIERVMQVLSRRTKNNPVLIGEPGVGKTAVVEGLAQAIVKGEVPETLKDKHLYTLDLGALVAGSRYRGDFEERLKKVLKEIRTRGDIILFIDELHTLVGAGAAEGAIDAASILKPMLARGELQTIGATTLDEYRKHLEKDAALERRFQPIQVAEPSLPHTIEILKGLRDRYEAHHRVSITDEALVQAATLADRYISDRFLPDKAIDLIDEAGSRMRIRRMTAPPDLREFDEKIAGVRRDKESAIDSQDFEKAASLRDKEKQLLAAKAKREKEWKAGDMDVVAEVDGELIAEVLATATGIPVFKLTEEESSRLLRMEEELHKRVIGQKDAVKALSRAIRRTRAGLKDPKRPGGSFIFAGPSGVGKTELSKALAEFLFGDEEALISLDMSEFSEKHTVSRLFGSPPGYVGYEEGGQLTEKVRRKPFSVVLFDEVEKAHPDIFNSLLQILEDGRLTDSQGRVVDFKNTVIIMTTNLGTRDISKGFNLGFAAAGDTKTNYERMKNKVSDELKQHFRPEFLNRVDDVVVFPQLSQDDILKIVDLMIGKVDERLKDRDMGIELSQSAKELLSKKGYDPVLGARPLRRTIQREVEDALSEKILFGELRPGHIVVVDTEGEGDSRTFTFRGEEKAALPDVPPIEQATGGAGPNLSKEA
- a CDS encoding Lsr2 family protein, which encodes MAQKVQVLLVDDLDGGEADETVTFALDGKTYEIDLTTANADKLRGLLEPFVKGGRRTGGRASGRGKGRSASAGSGQDTAAIRAWAKENGYDVNDRGRVPASIREAYEKANA